The Paraconexibacter algicola genome includes the window AGGAAGCGCCGCTGCGACGGGTAGCGGACGACCAGGAACTTGTCCGCCTGCCGCTCCCCGTGCACGACCGTCTCGGTCCGGCCCATCCACAGCGGCCGACCGCCGACGGCCAGCAGCGGCGGCGTCACGAGCAGCGCGTACCAGCGGTAGTGCGACCAGCGGCCGGTGTGGATGAGGTTGATGACGTCCAGCGGCCCGGGCAGGTCGCGACGCGCGAGGTCCAGGAGCGGGCGGGGACGGATGCGGTGCAGCACGGGTCAGCTTTCGGGGAGGAGTTCGCAGAAGAAGCGGGCGTGGTCGGCCCCGCTCGGGCGGGGCCCGAGCAGGCCGAGGTCGGGCAGGCCGCCCTCGTACAGGAAGGCGGCCGGGGTCGGCTGCGGGCCGGGGATCGTCAGGTAGCTGCCGGGCGCCGCACCGACCCACGGGTTGGGGATCGTGTTCGACGTCGCGTTGAGGCTCGGCGGCTCGGGCAGCTTGCGGATCGGGGCGCGCGGCCCGTAGGCCGACACCTGCACCGGGGTGAACGACACCGCCTCGCGCTCGTAGAGCCAGGCGAGCAGGTCGGCGGCGAGCGCCGCGTAGCCGGGGTCGTTGGCGAGGTTGCGGATCTCGTACGGGTCGTTCCAGGTGTCGTACAGCTCGTACTCCTGGCGCTCGCGCAGCTCCGGTCCCGCGAAGTGCTGGTCGGCGACCGCGACGTAGCGGGCGAACTTGTAGCGGCCGTCGTAGATCGCGCGGATGTGGCTGTTCGTGGGGACCGCGGTGCCGACGTTCGTGATCGGGTACTCGTCGGTGCGGTAGAGCGTGTGGTCGCGCGGGCCGCGCCGCTCGGGATGCTCGAGCGCCTCGACGAGCGACACGCCCCGCAGCCAGGGCCAGCGCGCGACCGGGTCGGCGGCGCCCGCGACCTCCAGCAGCGTCGGCACGAGGTCGACCGCCTCCCCGAGCGCGGCCGAGCGCCCGCCGCGCGGGAACCGCTTCGGGTAGACGACGGTGAACGGCACGCGGTTCTGCTCGTCGTACATCGTCGTGCCCTTGTTCTGCAGGCGGTGCGCCGAGCCCAGCTCGCCGTGGTCGGCGGTGCGGACGATCACGGTGTCGTCGAGCGCCCCGGCGTCCGCGACCGCGCGGATCGCGGCCCCGAGCATCTCGTCGGTCCCGACGATGAGGTCGTAGTAGACGTTCAGGTGGCCACGGAAGTAGTCCGGGTCGTCCTGGGTGCCGCGCGGCGTGCCCGCGACGACCGCGGCGACCTCGCGGAAGCGCTGCTGGCTCGTCGGCTTGTCCGCGAGCGTCGGCTCGGCGTGGAAGGACGGCTCGAGCTGCGGGTCGTAGTCCGGCCGCTCCCAGTCGACGCGGAAGCCGCGCGGGTAGAACTGGATGTCGTGCGGGTTGAGCAGCGACAGCACGCACAGCCACGGCCGCTCGTCGTCGGCGTGCCGCTTCAGCCAGTCGACCGCCTGGCCGGTCCAGATCGGGTCGTTGGTGTACCCGTCGTTGTAGCCGCCGACGTCCGCGGGCGGGGAGATCGCGGAGTCGTCGAAGCCGTAGCCGGCGAGCGGGCTGCCCTTCGCGAGGTCGAGCAGCGCCTCCGGATTGGTCGGCGGCTCGCCGGGGAACGAGAGGTGCCACTTGCCGAAGAACGCGGTGCGGTACCCGAGCTCCTTGAAGAGGTCGCCGATCGTGGGGATCGACGGGTCCATGGTGAACTGCGTGCCGAGCACGAAGGTCCCGTAGATCCCCTGCTGCGGCGCGTACATGCCCGTCCAGAAGCACGCGCGCGACGGGGAGCAGGCCATCGAGGAGGCGTGGAAGCGGTCGATCCGCGTGCCGTTGGCGTCCATCCAGCAGCGCACCGGGGTCGGGAGGTGGTCCGGCAGGCGGTCCTGGTGGCGCTCCTGGTCGGTCATGAGGATCAGGACGTTCGGGCGCCGGCCCGCGGGCGCCGGCGCGGCGGCAGCGGGGACCGCGGCGGTCGCGAGGCCGCCGAGCGACGCGGCCGCCGCCAGCCGCGCACCGCCCGCGAGGAACCCGCGCCGGTCGGTGCTCATGCGGTCACCCGGTGCACCGCACCGGTGAGGTGGTCGACGGTGAACGCGCGCTCGCCGACGACCGCCAGGCCGCGGGGGGCGCCGCCGACCGCGCGCCGGCGGGGTCGCGGGCCGAGCACGACGACCTGCCCGGCGCCGCCCACGACCGCCAGGCGACGGCCGCGACGCGTGTAGCCCACGGCCGCCGGGAGCGGCCCGGCGGGCAGTCGCCGGACGGTGCCGCGGCGCAGGTCGATCTCGCTGACCCGGTCGGCGTCGGGGCCTGCGTGGGTGAGCAGCAGGCGGCGGCCGTCGGGGGCGAGCGCGAGCCGCTCGGGCCGGGGCGGTGTCGCCAGGCGGCGGGTGAGGCGCCCGCTGCGCAGGTCGATGCGGACGACCTCGTCCTGGGCGGCGAGCGCGACCCAGGCGGCGCGGCCGTCGGCGGTCACGGCGAGCCCGCGCGGCACGAGCCCGAGCTCGTGTCGCGCGAGCACGGCCGTGCCGTCGGCGTCGAGGACGTGCAGGGTCCCCTCCTGCTCCCCGCCGACGACGACGAGCCGCGCGCGGC containing:
- a CDS encoding sulfatase-like hydrolase/transferase, which codes for MSTDRRGFLAGGARLAAAASLGGLATAAVPAAAAPAPAGRRPNVLILMTDQERHQDRLPDHLPTPVRCWMDANGTRIDRFHASSMACSPSRACFWTGMYAPQQGIYGTFVLGTQFTMDPSIPTIGDLFKELGYRTAFFGKWHLSFPGEPPTNPEALLDLAKGSPLAGYGFDDSAISPPADVGGYNDGYTNDPIWTGQAVDWLKRHADDERPWLCVLSLLNPHDIQFYPRGFRVDWERPDYDPQLEPSFHAEPTLADKPTSQQRFREVAAVVAGTPRGTQDDPDYFRGHLNVYYDLIVGTDEMLGAAIRAVADAGALDDTVIVRTADHGELGSAHRLQNKGTTMYDEQNRVPFTVVYPKRFPRGGRSAALGEAVDLVPTLLEVAGAADPVARWPWLRGVSLVEALEHPERRGPRDHTLYRTDEYPITNVGTAVPTNSHIRAIYDGRYKFARYVAVADQHFAGPELRERQEYELYDTWNDPYEIRNLANDPGYAALAADLLAWLYEREAVSFTPVQVSAYGPRAPIRKLPEPPSLNATSNTIPNPWVGAAPGSYLTIPGPQPTPAAFLYEGGLPDLGLLGPRPSGADHARFFCELLPES
- a CDS encoding YncE family protein; the protein is MSSTRREALGAAVAGATGLLAAPAVAPAAAPTAPATIVAARSVTVRRGVAIAASRDGRTLVVAHDRRRTIALIGRGGRADRLVDVGGQPVEVAVSPDGRRIAVSTAAWDQPGLVMVDPVAARTLRRADVGPAPGAATFTTGRRARLVVVGGEQEGTLHVLDADGTAVLARHELGLVPRGLAVTADGRAAWVALAAQDEVVRIDLRSGRLTRRLATPPRPERLALAPDGRRLLLTHAGPDADRVSEIDLRRGTVRRLPAGPLPAAVGYTRRGRRLAVVGGAGQVVVLGPRPRRRAVGGAPRGLAVVGERAFTVDHLTGAVHRVTA